A stretch of the Archangium violaceum genome encodes the following:
- a CDS encoding AEC family transporter: MSQLVGLLAASLILGAIARRSGRFPEQTALALNAYVLNVALPALVLRSVHRLTLVPELLVAAVTPWLVFGGAWLFFRAVGPRLGFTPQTVAALVLTGGLSNTAFVGLPLIEGLMGREGLQVAVVIDQLGSFLALGTVATLFAARAAAKDARPKTLLKKVLGFPPFIALVIAFLLHPWNWPAWVDVVLGRLGDLLTPLALFSVGFQLRFSQVKGRVRALVLGLGYKLALAPLTIALLLLAVPGMSRLTFDVSVLQAAMAPMVTGAILAADNGLDPELSALMVGLGIPLSFATVPCALWLLH; encoded by the coding sequence GTGAGTCAGCTCGTTGGACTGCTCGCCGCCAGCCTCATCCTCGGAGCCATCGCCCGGCGCAGCGGCCGCTTCCCGGAGCAGACGGCGCTGGCGCTCAACGCCTACGTCCTCAACGTGGCGCTGCCCGCGCTGGTGCTGCGCTCGGTGCACCGGCTGACGCTCGTCCCCGAACTGCTCGTCGCCGCCGTCACGCCCTGGCTCGTCTTCGGCGGCGCGTGGCTCTTCTTCCGCGCGGTGGGCCCGCGGTTGGGCTTCACGCCCCAGACGGTGGCGGCGCTCGTCCTCACCGGTGGGTTGAGCAACACCGCGTTCGTGGGCCTGCCGCTCATCGAGGGTCTCATGGGCCGCGAGGGGCTGCAGGTGGCGGTGGTCATTGATCAGCTCGGCTCGTTCCTCGCGTTGGGGACGGTGGCCACGCTGTTCGCCGCGCGCGCCGCCGCGAAGGATGCCCGGCCGAAGACGCTGCTGAAGAAGGTGCTGGGCTTTCCCCCCTTCATCGCGCTGGTGATCGCCTTCCTCCTGCACCCGTGGAACTGGCCCGCCTGGGTGGACGTGGTGCTCGGCCGGCTGGGAGACCTGCTCACCCCGCTCGCGCTCTTCTCGGTGGGCTTCCAGCTCCGGTTCTCACAGGTGAAGGGCCGGGTGCGCGCGCTCGTGCTGGGACTTGGCTACAAGCTGGCGCTCGCTCCACTCACCATCGCGCTGTTGCTGCTGGCGGTGCCCGGCATGAGCCGTCTCACCTTCGACGTCTCCGTGCTCCAGGCCGCCATGGCTCCCATGGTCACTGGAGCCATCCTCGCCGCGGACAACGGCCTGGACCCCGAGCTCTCCGCCCTCATGGTGGGGCTGGGCATTCCCCTGTCGTTCGCCACGGTGCCTTGCGCCCTGTGGCTCCTGCATTGA
- a CDS encoding proline dehydrogenase family protein — protein sequence MGSPPQVSFDNTAIAFATKSDAQMRKAHLLFSSLEQPLLVRAGIPLSAWLLRIGFPGVRLVVKHTVFEHFCGGESIQECDAAIEMLGRFGVQSILDYSVEGEKSEAGFDATTRETLATIEWAATHPHIPFSVFKVTGLARFGLLEKLGARESLSADEQAEWERVRERVLRICQRAHELGVRIFIDGEETWIQDVIDGLGEEMMARFNRERPLVYNTYQMYRTASLGNLRAALERARSKGYFLGAKLVRGAYMEKERQRAKERGYADPIQPDKAATDADYDRAVLFCLEHLDRMALCAGTHNEASCQLLMQELGRRGIAANDPRVFFSQLYGMSDNISFNLAKAGYNVAKYLPYGPVRAVLPYLIRRAQENSAIAGQGGREARLIRGELRRRKQARALLGPGQQAQ from the coding sequence GTGGGGTCTCCTCCCCAGGTCTCGTTCGACAACACGGCCATCGCCTTCGCCACCAAGAGCGATGCGCAGATGCGCAAGGCACACCTGCTCTTCTCCTCGTTGGAGCAGCCGTTGCTGGTGCGCGCCGGCATTCCCCTGTCGGCCTGGCTGCTGCGCATCGGCTTTCCCGGTGTCCGGTTGGTCGTGAAGCACACCGTCTTCGAGCACTTCTGCGGAGGCGAGAGCATTCAGGAGTGCGATGCGGCCATCGAGATGCTGGGACGTTTTGGGGTCCAATCGATTCTCGATTACAGCGTGGAGGGGGAGAAGTCCGAGGCCGGCTTCGATGCCACCACGCGCGAGACGCTCGCCACCATCGAGTGGGCGGCGACCCATCCGCACATTCCCTTCAGCGTCTTCAAGGTGACGGGCCTGGCGCGCTTCGGCCTGCTGGAGAAGCTCGGTGCGCGCGAGTCGCTCAGCGCCGACGAGCAGGCCGAATGGGAGCGGGTGCGCGAGCGCGTGCTGCGCATCTGCCAGCGCGCCCATGAGCTGGGCGTGCGCATCTTCATCGACGGCGAGGAGACGTGGATCCAGGACGTCATCGACGGCCTGGGAGAGGAGATGATGGCCCGCTTCAACCGGGAGCGGCCCCTCGTCTACAACACCTACCAGATGTACCGGACCGCGAGCCTGGGCAACCTGCGCGCGGCGCTGGAGCGGGCCAGGAGCAAGGGGTACTTCCTCGGCGCCAAGCTGGTGCGTGGCGCGTACATGGAGAAGGAGCGGCAGCGCGCGAAGGAGCGCGGCTACGCGGATCCGATCCAACCGGACAAGGCCGCCACCGACGCCGACTATGACCGTGCCGTGCTGTTCTGCCTGGAGCACCTCGACCGGATGGCGCTCTGCGCCGGCACGCACAACGAGGCCAGCTGCCAGCTGCTGATGCAGGAGCTCGGCCGGCGCGGCATCGCCGCGAATGATCCGCGCGTCTTCTTCAGCCAGCTCTATGGGATGAGCGACAACATCTCGTTCAACCTGGCGAAGGCTGGCTACAACGTCGCCAAGTACCTGCCCTATGGACCGGTGCGCGCCGTGCTGCCGTACCTCATCCGTCGCGCGCAGGAGAACAGCGCCATCGCGGGTCAGGGTGGGCGCGAGGCCCGGCTCATCCGCGGCGAGCTGCGGCGGCGCAAGCAGGCCAGGGCCCTGCTGGGTCCCGGTCAGCAGGCGCAGTGA
- a CDS encoding Lrp/AsnC family transcriptional regulator, producing MDELDHRIVDLLQRDGRATQLEISRMVGLSQPAVAERIRKLEERGVITGYAARVDAAKLGKDITAFIGVSIEHPKYFDGFARKVLAMPEVLEAHRVAGQDSYILKVRTSNTKTLDTFLVETLRTISGVTRTHTTIVLSSIKEETYVHVSPEVLKGA from the coding sequence ATGGACGAACTCGACCATCGCATCGTCGACCTGCTGCAGCGTGACGGCCGCGCCACGCAGTTGGAGATCTCCCGGATGGTGGGGCTGTCACAGCCCGCGGTGGCCGAGCGCATCCGCAAGCTCGAGGAGCGAGGAGTCATCACCGGCTACGCGGCGCGCGTGGACGCGGCGAAGCTGGGCAAGGACATCACCGCCTTCATCGGTGTGAGCATCGAGCATCCGAAGTACTTCGACGGGTTCGCCAGGAAGGTGCTGGCCATGCCCGAGGTGCTCGAGGCGCACCGCGTCGCCGGTCAGGATTCGTACATCCTCAAGGTGCGGACCTCGAACACGAAGACGCTCGACACGTTTCTGGTGGAGACGCTGCGGACCATCTCTGGCGTCACAAGGACTCACACCACCATCGTCCTGTCCTCCATCAAGGAAGAGACGTACGTCCACGTCTCGCCCGAAGTGTTGAAAGGAGCCTGA
- a CDS encoding PLP-dependent aminotransferase family protein: MTAAVSIPAPAAFPLAKRMSRMKASAVREILKVAERPDVLSFAGGLPAPELFPVEAIAQAHAEVFAEEGRAALQYSTTEGYGPLREWICSHLGERGLHAATDQVLITNGSQQGIDLVAKVMLDPGDLVVVEDPSYLAALQTFSGYEASFAVVGSDDDGMRVEELERLVAGRKPKLIYLVPNFQNPKGTTLSLARRHALVRFAQKHRILVLEDNPYGELRFRGEHLPSLASLDNEGVVITLGTFSKTLAPGLRIGWAVGPRELIRTLTVAKQSADLHTATVAQRATARLLSRFDYNANLDRLRAIYGERCLAMLASLEKHMPEGTRWTQPDGGMFLWVELPRGMSADVLFPLALDKRVAFVPGSPFFAGTPRGEFMRLNYSNRPPELIEEGMRRLGAVIAAQR; encoded by the coding sequence ATGACCGCGGCTGTCAGCATTCCCGCCCCTGCGGCGTTCCCGCTCGCCAAGCGCATGTCGCGGATGAAGGCGTCCGCCGTGCGGGAGATCCTCAAGGTGGCCGAGCGTCCCGACGTGCTCTCCTTCGCCGGAGGGCTTCCCGCGCCCGAGCTGTTCCCGGTGGAGGCGATCGCCCAGGCGCATGCCGAGGTCTTCGCCGAGGAGGGCCGCGCCGCATTGCAGTACAGCACCACCGAGGGCTACGGGCCCCTACGCGAGTGGATCTGCTCCCACCTGGGCGAGCGCGGTCTGCACGCCGCGACGGATCAGGTGCTCATCACCAACGGCTCGCAGCAGGGCATCGACCTGGTGGCCAAGGTGATGCTGGATCCGGGCGACCTGGTGGTCGTGGAGGACCCCAGCTACCTCGCCGCGCTGCAGACCTTCAGCGGCTACGAGGCCTCCTTCGCCGTCGTGGGCAGCGACGATGATGGCATGCGCGTGGAGGAGCTGGAGCGGCTCGTCGCCGGCCGCAAGCCCAAGCTCATCTACCTGGTCCCCAACTTCCAGAACCCGAAGGGCACCACCCTGTCGCTGGCGCGCCGGCACGCGCTCGTGCGCTTCGCCCAGAAGCACCGCATCCTCGTCCTCGAGGACAACCCGTACGGTGAGCTGCGCTTCCGGGGCGAGCACCTGCCCTCGTTGGCCTCGCTCGACAACGAGGGCGTGGTCATCACCCTGGGGACGTTCTCGAAGACGCTGGCGCCCGGGCTGCGTATCGGCTGGGCCGTGGGGCCGCGCGAGCTCATCCGCACCCTGACCGTCGCCAAGCAGTCGGCGGACCTGCACACCGCCACGGTCGCGCAGCGAGCCACCGCGCGGCTGCTGTCGCGCTTCGACTACAACGCCAACCTGGACAGGCTGCGCGCCATCTACGGAGAGCGGTGTCTGGCGATGCTCGCCTCGCTCGAGAAGCACATGCCCGAGGGGACCCGGTGGACGCAGCCGGATGGTGGCATGTTCCTGTGGGTGGAGCTGCCGCGGGGCATGAGCGCGGACGTCCTCTTCCCGCTGGCGCTCGACAAGCGCGTCGCCTTCGTGCCCGGCTCTCCCTTCTTCGCCGGCACGCCGCGCGGTGAGTTCATGCGCCTGAACTACTCCAACCGCCCGCCGGAGCTGATCGAAGAGGGCATGCGCCGGCTCGGCGCGGTCATCGCCGCCCAGCGCTGA
- a CDS encoding ATP-grasp domain-containing protein, producing MSANWSSFDVALVTASTYPECLPDEALLAEALAARGLRAGPVVWDDPSVDWSHFRLALIRTAWDSDKRRDEFVTWAERAGARCPLWNPPEVLRWNTHKGYLRDLEARGVAIVPTTWLERGSTVDVKALLAERGWSDAVVKPTVSAGARDTVRVRGPQDVPAAQALVERVLPLKDMMVQPYLSSVESYGERSILFLGGEHTHAIKRPAALSGEPGYDPTAAEPAPSAEDERAFAHQVLAATGFELLYARVDVARDERGGLLLMELEITEPNLFLRQGGPRAVERLADAIAHKARAR from the coding sequence ATGTCCGCGAACTGGAGCTCCTTCGACGTCGCCCTCGTCACCGCGTCCACCTATCCCGAGTGTCTGCCCGACGAGGCGCTCCTCGCCGAAGCGCTCGCCGCTCGGGGGCTGAGGGCGGGACCTGTCGTCTGGGATGATCCCTCGGTGGACTGGAGCCACTTCCGGCTCGCGTTGATCCGTACCGCCTGGGACTCGGACAAGCGCCGTGATGAATTCGTGACCTGGGCCGAGCGTGCTGGCGCTCGCTGCCCGCTGTGGAACCCGCCCGAGGTGCTCCGCTGGAACACGCACAAGGGCTACCTGCGTGACCTCGAGGCGCGCGGCGTGGCCATCGTGCCCACCACATGGCTGGAGCGAGGTTCGACGGTGGACGTGAAGGCGCTGCTCGCCGAGCGCGGCTGGAGCGATGCGGTGGTGAAGCCGACGGTGTCCGCGGGCGCTCGAGACACGGTGCGGGTCCGGGGGCCCCAGGATGTCCCCGCCGCGCAGGCGCTGGTGGAGCGCGTCCTCCCGCTCAAGGACATGATGGTGCAGCCCTACCTGTCCTCGGTGGAGAGCTACGGCGAGCGCTCCATCCTCTTCCTGGGTGGCGAGCACACCCACGCCATCAAGCGGCCGGCGGCCCTATCGGGAGAGCCGGGGTACGATCCCACCGCCGCGGAGCCAGCACCCTCGGCCGAGGACGAGCGCGCCTTCGCCCATCAGGTCCTCGCCGCCACCGGCTTCGAGCTGCTCTACGCCCGGGTGGACGTGGCGCGGGACGAGCGGGGCGGGCTCCTGCTGATGGAGTTGGAGATCACCGAGCCCAACCTCTTCCTCCGGCAGGGAGGACCGCGCGCGGTGGAGCGACTGGCGGACGCCATCGCCCACAAGGCCCGCGCGCGGTAG
- a CDS encoding lyase → MRRLLSSLVMISLLGCGADLISEEEVSLEAGEAGLAAPVLASPRQATVDRAIAAPLGWFGVTSTGERYCSNCNGQSIILAIAAFKGNTSADARLLQQLRYVIGNNREPFANGGYMAQHERMMTGMFAIAKRTPRVWNQLSASERTKIDLIMKATLVGSAYTTADKSNAGGATPTGIDGDTNLDRDWNPNYREGMVGAMLVSTLYLGGRTATDTFLNGYKHASFVAQLSSAGLTRLASVFNTNVNNPSAGAPSAATIENAIRDYRYKGLALDKLFDIYVLLANDTFSATVDCGLNGGTGVVLSSGEHSGYLVEGCAQLPNKGKVGQLKEFHSSDANGSRSSSTYAYDGLKPDLINHAVLMAYGAIPSGTSTTTVVNRISVGATDLFFKVSHGYRNYAKGKDYGVYQLPATGIGNGFEFNRPLWEDVIAPAHGL, encoded by the coding sequence ATGCGTCGTCTGCTCTCGTCCCTCGTGATGATCTCCCTGCTGGGTTGTGGCGCGGACCTCATTTCAGAAGAGGAGGTCTCCCTCGAGGCAGGGGAGGCGGGGCTCGCGGCGCCCGTGCTCGCCAGCCCCAGGCAGGCCACGGTGGACCGGGCCATCGCCGCGCCGCTGGGGTGGTTCGGCGTCACCTCCACCGGGGAACGCTACTGCTCCAATTGCAATGGCCAGTCCATCATCCTCGCCATCGCGGCCTTCAAGGGGAACACGAGCGCCGACGCGAGGCTCCTGCAGCAGCTCCGCTACGTCATTGGCAACAACCGGGAGCCCTTCGCCAACGGCGGCTACATGGCGCAGCACGAGCGGATGATGACGGGCATGTTCGCGATCGCCAAACGCACCCCGCGCGTCTGGAATCAGCTCAGCGCCTCCGAGAGGACGAAGATCGATCTCATCATGAAGGCGACGCTGGTGGGCTCGGCCTATACGACCGCCGACAAGAGCAACGCGGGCGGCGCCACCCCCACGGGCATCGACGGAGACACCAATCTCGACCGCGACTGGAACCCCAACTACCGCGAGGGCATGGTGGGCGCGATGCTCGTCTCCACGTTGTACCTGGGAGGCCGGACCGCGACGGACACGTTCCTCAACGGCTACAAGCACGCTTCCTTCGTGGCGCAGCTCTCGTCGGCGGGCCTCACCCGCCTGGCCTCGGTCTTCAACACGAACGTCAACAATCCGAGCGCGGGGGCTCCCAGCGCCGCCACCATCGAGAACGCCATCCGGGACTACCGCTACAAGGGCCTGGCGCTCGACAAGCTCTTCGACATCTACGTGCTGCTGGCGAACGACACGTTCAGCGCCACCGTGGATTGTGGCCTCAATGGGGGCACTGGGGTGGTGTTGAGCTCGGGCGAGCACTCGGGCTACCTGGTGGAGGGCTGCGCCCAGTTGCCCAACAAGGGCAAGGTGGGCCAGCTCAAGGAGTTCCATTCCAGCGACGCCAACGGCTCGCGCAGCTCCAGCACCTATGCCTATGACGGCCTCAAGCCGGACCTCATCAACCACGCGGTGCTGATGGCGTATGGGGCCATCCCCTCGGGCACCAGCACCACCACGGTGGTGAACCGCATCTCCGTGGGCGCGACGGATCTGTTCTTCAAGGTGTCCCACGGCTACCGCAACTACGCCAAGGGCAAGGACTACGGCGTCTACCAACTGCCGGCCACGGGCATCGGGAACGGCTTCGAGTTCAACCGCCCCCTCTGGGAGGACGTCATCGCTCCCGCGCACGGCCTCTGA